A stretch of the Erpetoichthys calabaricus chromosome 3, fErpCal1.3, whole genome shotgun sequence genome encodes the following:
- the msgn1 gene encoding mesogenin-1, with protein MRTRADRAMDNLHGEPLPQVDDLNSLTSKLLAEWGWKAEEVKDFERDQEVPANALSPASSFESFCPSPPRFGDSEQKVSLVNIAPHSLGSCGRSLAPTTANHRAVKPKMSIKRRMKASEREKLRMRSLADALHQLRDYLPADYSQRGQPLTKIQTLKYTIQYINELSELLRNK; from the coding sequence ATGCGCACGCGTGCCGACAGAGCGATGGATAATCTACACGGAGAACCGCTTCCACAGGTCGACGATTTAAACTCTCTGACATCTAAGCTGCTCGCCGAATGGGGCTGGAAAGCTGAAGAAGTGAAGGATTTCGAGAGGGATCAAGAGGTACCAGCGAATGCCTTATCTCCGGCATCGTCCTTCGAATCCTTCTGCCCGTCTCCACCCCGTTTCGGTGATTCAGAACAGAAAGTGTCCCTGGTAAACATTGCGCCTCATTCTCTGGGGAGCTGCGGTCGATCGTTGGCTCCGACCACTGCTAATCACAGGGCAGTCAAACCCAAGATGTCTATTAAACGGAGAATGAAAGCAAGCGAAAGGGAGAAGCTTCGAATGAGGAGTTTGGCCGATGCTCTGCACCAGCTACGGGACTATTTACCTGCAGACTATAGCCAAAGAGGACAGCCACTCACCAAAATACAGACGCTCAAATACACCATCCAGTACATCAATGAACTTTCGGAGTTACTCAGAAACAAATGA
- the LOC114648427 gene encoding uncharacterized protein LOC114648427 → MWRLQYGLMLLLAALSGVWTQSLPAGIWTGCQGSLMVLSISQTYLQGQYFQINLLNQNGVPVPMTLSKAMRCGYSETIDEWGNVLGLGSLLGCFATNIDDRTFSQAVQILRSPNANMSPVTSFHTNLTCTYSFSEREVMCEGTYMEVSVRTDVAPIVQNPNQDWSGVNPQDFPSSVSIWQVVFSYPTNNALTVSGVNALGYGVGTTPSRIWLRSPYNTSQTQIQMVNSLPLSVLNSITFYKQRWMVLMIDTSVACPTDGVSFTQEDIVWIVPRFMSPLANATGYADISIQMGINGLLLDSSTLQAQTYSLNVNQDLITITIAIGAPGGYYKSHAPGNVYGLTYSITPLLVHVWQDDIYDRTKQTIRRPITTPFMPKPLDVVDNTIPTSGYFNVSVGSVLNLDVQLIGVSVGPLAMPITVANNKGYNVQAHGLPTGFSNFSIQVPFNDPNVIQKVIAPDTRTYTLNVTFFFNIIPEDATFSKTAIVEITLHNIVPPTIEGYCSSTDFYLTVFYGSLGQNWTVYIGGTPVSQLLSYPHGYDDQASSFWIIIPYNTALAAYEDIHSSEVRRRLDVMLVHIQGIVTMNFSLSCSFPLDLIGCLANGTMTALAIKMETTPGILPSQLTLRDPNCRPQMADTMTAVFSFDVNTCGTTRRFDGNIMTYENDVLFPASGAIYWLRIACQYMIDDTELVEFGFQDNPAPVLKPGLGLVDVVMRLAMDASYIKFYNAGQYPVAQFLRSPLYFEVQLVNTQDPQVELFLEECWATTTPDPAALPKWELIVDSCANAADSYKTLFEPVVTNARVVFPSHYKRFQVKMFSFTQADMALEQLIYFHCEVVVCTSTPPYDQRCSGQCIPGGQRSARSVEKPNDSKKLVSSGPIAMQTQKIWTPLVAAVAFCSLVLLVAGIFCWKEIQAVQSNK, encoded by the exons ATGTGGCGTTTGCAGTATGG GCTCATGCTGCTTTTGGCGGCATTGTCTGGAGTATGGACTCAGTCTTTGCCAGCTG GTATTTGGACAGGCTGCCAAGGTAGCCTTATGGTGCTGTCTATAAGCCAAACTTACCTTCAGGGCCAGTATTTTCAAATTAATCTTTTGA ATCAGAATGGTGTGCCTGTCCCAATGACTCTTTCTAAGGCCATGAGATGTGGATATAGTGAAACTATAGATGAATGGGGTAACGTTCTTGGCCTGGGCTCTCTTTTGGGCTGCTTTGCCACAAACATT GACGATCGTACATTCTCGCAAGCTGTCCAGATTCTGCGTTCTCCAAATGCAAACATGTCTCCTGTAACCTCATTTCATACAAATTTGACCTGTACATACTCTTTCTCCGAAAGGGAGGTCATGTGTGAAGGAACCTACATGGAG GTCTCTGTAAGAACAGATGTTGCACCAATTGTTCAGAATCCAAACCAAGACTGGAGTGGTGTGAATCCCCAA GACTTTCCTTCTTCAGTCTCAATCTGGCAAGTGGTATTCAGTTATCCAACCAACAATGCCTTGACTGTGTCCGGAGTTAATGCACTTGGCTATGGAGTGGGCACCACCCCTTCAAGAATATGGTTGCGATCTCCTTATAACACCAGTCAGACTCAGATTCAAATG GTTAACTCTTTGCCATTGTCTGTCCTGAATTCCATCACGTTCTACAAACAACGCTGGATGGTCCTCATGATTGATACATCTGTTGCCTGTCCTACAG ATGGAGTCTCATTTACTCAGGAGGACATTGTTTGGATAGTACCACGCTTTATGTCACCATTGGCTAATGCAACTGGGTATGCGGATATATCTATTCAAATGGGCATCAATGGATTACTCCTTGATTCTTCTACCCTGCAAGCACAAACCTATTCTTTAAATGTTAATCAGGACCTTATTACTATTACAATAGCAATTGGAGCTCCAGGTGGCTACTATAAG AGCCATGCACCAGGGAATGTCTATGGTTTGACCTATTCAATTACACCTCTACTTGTTCATGTCTGGCAAGATGATATCTACGACCGCACTAAACAGACAATAAGACGTCCTATCACTACTCCATTTATGCCTAAACCACTTGATGTAGTGGACA ACACTATACCCACTTCTGGCTACTTTAATGTCTCCGTTGGTTCAGTGTTAAATCTTGATGTGCAGCTGATTGGTGTGTCAGTTGGTCCACTGGCAATGCCTATAACTGTAGCCAACAACAAAGGCTATAATGTTCAGGCACATGGATTGCCCACTGGGTTTTCAAACTTCAGTATTCAGGTTCCATTCAATGATCCAAATGTCATTCAGAAG GTAATTGCCCCAGACACTAGAACCTACACCCTAAATGTGACTTTCTTTTTCAACATTATACCAGAAGATGCCACTTTCAGCAAGACTGCTATTGTGGAAATCACTCTGCATAACATTG TGCCACCGACTATTGAAGGCTATTGCAGCAGTACAGACTTCTACTTAACTGTGTTTTATGGGTCCTTGGGTCAAAACTGGACTGTCTATATAGGTGGAACACCTGTTTCACAATTGCTATCCTATCCCCATGGATATGATGACCAGGCCTCTAGCTTCTGGATAATTATCCCATACAATACAGCTCTTGCAGCATATGAG GATATCCATTCATCTGAGGTCCGTAGGAGGCTGGATGTAATGCTAGTACACATACAGGGCATTGTCACCATGAATTTCTCATTGTCCTGCAGTTTCCCACTTGACCTAATTG GGTGTCTAGCCAATGGTACCATGACTGCTCTTGCCATAAAGATGGAAACGACACCTGGTATTCTCCCAAGTCAGTTAACACTGAGGGATCCAAACTGCAGACCTCAGATGGCTGATACTATGACGGCAGTATTTAGCTTTGATGTGAACACCTGTGGTACTACAAGACGG tttgatgGCAATATAATGACCTATGAAAATGATGTGCTATTTCCTGCATCTGGGGCAATCTATTG GCTGAGGATTGCTTGCCAATATATGATTGATGATACAGAATTGGTGGAGTTTGGTTTTCAGGATAATCCTGCCCCTGTTCTTAAACCAGGCTTGGGTCTCGTTGATGTAGTAATGAGATTGGCAATGG ATGCCTCTTACATAAAATTCTATAATGCTGGGCAGTACCCAGTTGCACAATTTCTGAGAAGTCCATTGTATTTTGAAGTCCAACTTGTCAATACACAAGATCCTCAAGTAGAGTTATTTTTGGAAGAGTGCTGGGCAACCACAACTCCTGATCCAGCAGCTCTCCCCAAATGGGAGTTGATTGTAGACAG CTGTGCCAATGCTGCAGACTCCTACAAAACTCTATTTGAGCCAGTTGTAACAAATGCAAGAGTGGTGTTTCCATCTCACTACAAGCGTTTTCAAGTGAAAATGTTCTCCTTTACACAAGCTGACATGGCTTTGGAGCAACTG ATCTACTTTCATTGTGAAGTTGTTGTATGCACTTCTACTCCTCCTTATGACCAGAGGTGTAGTGGACAATGTATTCCTGGAGGGCAGAGATCTG CACGTAGTGTGGAGAAACCCAATGACTCGAAGAAACTTGTCTCCTCTGGTCCAATTGCTATGCAGACTCAAAAAA tCTGGACCCCCTTAGTTGCTGCTGTTGCATTCTGTTCTCTAGTTTTGCTTGTTGCTGGAATCTTCTGTTGGAAGGAAATACAAGCTgtacaaagtaataaataa